A genomic region of Prionailurus bengalensis isolate Pbe53 chromosome D1, Fcat_Pben_1.1_paternal_pri, whole genome shotgun sequence contains the following coding sequences:
- the KBTBD3 gene encoding kelch repeat and BTB domain-containing protein 3, giving the protein MDNSYHLNQRNSCNGLPSEKKNNFLVSEDHGQKILSVLQNFREQNVFYDFKIIMKDETIPCHRCVLAACSDFFRAMFEVNMKERDGGSVTITNLSSKAVKAFLDYAYTGKTKITDDNVEMFFQLSSFLQVSFLAKACSDFLIKSINLVNCLQLLSLSDSYGSPRLFDHALYFVQHHFSLLFKSSDFLEMNFGVLQKCLESDELNVPEEETVLKVVLSWTKHNLESRQKHLPYLIKKVRLHQLSEETLQNCLLNEECLLKSTNCFDIIMDAVKCVQGSGGLFPDARPSTTEKYIFVHKTEENGGDQYTFCYNINSDSWKVLPQSHLIDLPGSSLSSYGEKIFLTGGCKGPCCRTVRLHIAESYHDATDQTWCYCPVKNDFFLVSAMKTPRTMHTSVLALNRLFVIGGKTKGSQDIKSLLDVESYDPLSKEWMSVSPLPRGIYYPEASTCQNVIYVLGSEVEITDAFNPSLDCFFKYNVTTDQWSELVAEFGQFFHATLIKAVPVNCTLYICDLSTYKVYSFCPDTCVWKGEGSFECAGFNAGAVGIEDKIYILGGDYAPDEITDEVQVYHSGRSEWEEVSPMPRALTEFYCQVIQFNKYRDPWFSNHF; this is encoded by the exons ATGGATAATTCATATCATCTCAACCAACGAAACTCATGTAATGGACTTCCATctgagaagaaaaacaacttcCTTGTGTCTGAAGATCATGGACAGAAAATCTTAAGTGTACTACAGAATTTTAGAGAACAAAATGTCttttatgatttcaaaataatcatGAAAGATGAAACAATCCCATGTCATCGTTGTGTCTTAGCAGCATGCAGTGACTTTTTCAG gGCCATGTTTGAAGTGAACATGAAAGAGCGAGACGGTGGGAGCGTCACCATCACTAATCTGTCCTCCAAAGCAGTAAAAGCGTTTCTTGACTATGCCTACACTGGGAAAACCAAGATAACGGATGATAACGTGGAAATGTTCTTCCAGTTGTCATCATTTCTTCAAGTTTCCTTCCTAGCCAAAGCTTGCAGTGACTTCTTAATAAAGAGTATTAACCTTGTCAATTGTTTACAGTTATTATCGTTGTCAGACAGCTACGGCTCTCCCCGCTTGTTTGACCACGCGCTGTACTTTGTACAGCACCACTTTTCCTTACTGTTTAAATCCAGTGATTTCCTAGAGATGAACTTTGGAGTACTGCAGAAATGTCTGGAATCCGATGAACTGAATGTCCCTGAAGAAGAGACTGTACTGAAAGTGGTCCTTAGCTGGACCAAACACAACTTAGAATCAAGGCAAAAGCATCTGCCTTACTTGATTAAAAAAGTTAGATTACATCAGTTATCCGAGGAGACCCTTCAAAACTGTCTGCTCAATGAAGAGTGTTTACTCAAAAGCACAAACTGCTTTGACATAATCATGGATGCTGTTAAGTGTGTGCAAGGTTCTGGTGGACTCTTCCCTGACGCTCGACCATCCAcaactgaaaaatacatatttgttcaCAAAACTGAGGAAAACGGTGGAGACCAATATACCTTTTGCTACAATATAAACAGTGACTCGTGGAAAGTGCTGCCACAGTCACACCTGATTGACTTGCCAGGGTCTAGTCTGTCTAGTTACGGAGAGAAGATATTCCTGACGGGCGGGTGCAAAGGGCCGTGCTGTAGAACGGTTCGGCTTCATATCGCAGAGTCCTATCATGATGCGACTGACCAAACCTGGTGCTACTGTCCAGTGAAGAACGATTTCTTCCTGGTATCAGCTATGAAGACACCAAGAACCATGCATACATCAGTTCTGGCTCTCAACAGATTATTTGTCATAGGTGGAAAGACGAAAGGGTCTCAGGACATTAAAAGCCTCTTAGATGTCGAGTCTTACGACCCTCTTTCTAAAGAATGGATGTCTGTCAGCCCGTTACCCAGGGGCATATACTACCCTGAAGCGAGCACCTGCCAAAATGTCATTTATGTTCTTGGGTCAGAGGTAGAGATTACAGATGCCTTTAACCCGTCACTTGATTGCTTTTTCAAATACAACGTGACCACCGATCAGTGGTCTGAACTCGTAGCAGAGTTTGGGCAGTTTTTTCATGCGACACTAATCAAAGCTGTCCCAGTAAACTGCACACTGTACATATGTGACCTTTCCACCTATAAGGTTTATAGTTTTTGTCCAGATACTTGTGTCTGGAAGGGTGAAGGCTCTTTTGAATGTGCAGGCTTTAATGCAGGCGCAGTTGGAATTGAAGACAAAATTTATATCTTGGGTGGCGATTACGCACCAGATGAGATCACAGATGAAGTACAAGTCTACCACAGTGGCAGATCTGAGTGGGAGGAAGTCTCACCCATGCCACGAGCCTTAACGGAATTTTACTGCCAGGTGATTCAGTTTAATAAATACAGAGACCCGTGGTTTTCTAATCATTTCTGA